In Pedosphaera parvula Ellin514, the following proteins share a genomic window:
- the mgtE gene encoding magnesium transporter, with protein sequence MIGNLLQPELVELIKQRNFAQLREILCGFSPMEIAEIFTDLQSDDEAVLMRILPHETAAEVFEYLSLEEQEQLLHSLGSEQVAQILNDISPDDRTALLEELPAAATQKLLNLLSPNERKIASDLLGYPKDSIGRRMTPEYVAIKQSWNAQEVLNYLRVEGRKRESLNQLYVVDEKGKLVDWVRLRNVVVADPQTPVVELLENRNLALRATDDQESAVAAFRKYDVTILPVVDSKDVLVGVVTVDDILDVAEKEATEDIQKLGGMEALDAPYLKITLLQMVKKRAGWLSILFVSEMFTSTAMGYFEGEIEKAAILSIFLPLILSSGGNSGSQATTLIIRAMAVRDVALRDWARVFRRELMAGLSLGFVLATLGFARIFIWQHLKFKDYGPHYMKVALTISGSLIGVVLWGSLVGAMLPMVLRRLKFDPAVCSAPFVATLVDVTGIVIYFNVAYQLLHGTLL encoded by the coding sequence ATGATCGGCAACCTGCTACAACCTGAACTCGTAGAGCTAATTAAGCAGAGAAATTTTGCGCAATTGAGGGAAATCCTATGCGGGTTTTCACCGATGGAAATTGCGGAGATTTTTACCGACCTGCAATCGGACGATGAGGCGGTGCTTATGCGGATCCTGCCGCACGAGACCGCTGCCGAGGTTTTTGAATATCTTTCGTTGGAGGAGCAGGAGCAGTTGTTACATTCCCTCGGCAGTGAACAGGTGGCGCAGATACTTAATGATATTTCCCCTGACGATCGCACGGCTTTGCTTGAGGAGCTACCTGCTGCCGCCACCCAGAAATTGCTGAATCTGCTATCCCCGAATGAGCGTAAAATTGCTTCCGACCTGCTGGGCTATCCAAAGGATTCCATTGGTCGGCGAATGACTCCGGAGTATGTCGCCATCAAGCAGAGTTGGAATGCGCAGGAAGTCCTAAACTACTTGCGCGTTGAAGGCAGGAAACGCGAGTCCTTAAATCAACTCTACGTGGTCGATGAAAAGGGCAAGTTGGTGGATTGGGTGCGGCTGCGAAATGTCGTGGTTGCCGATCCTCAAACTCCGGTCGTGGAACTCCTTGAGAACCGTAATCTGGCTTTGCGCGCCACGGACGATCAGGAAAGTGCCGTGGCCGCTTTTAGGAAATATGATGTGACGATTCTTCCGGTGGTGGATTCCAAGGATGTTCTCGTAGGCGTGGTCACGGTGGATGATATTTTGGATGTGGCTGAAAAGGAAGCCACGGAAGACATTCAAAAGCTGGGCGGTATGGAGGCCTTGGACGCACCTTACCTGAAGATCACGCTGCTGCAGATGGTCAAAAAGCGCGCGGGCTGGCTTTCGATCCTGTTCGTCAGTGAAATGTTTACGTCCACGGCGATGGGCTACTTTGAAGGTGAAATTGAGAAAGCTGCCATCCTTTCCATATTTCTTCCGCTGATTCTTTCGAGTGGCGGTAACTCCGGATCGCAGGCCACCACGCTTATTATCCGAGCCATGGCGGTCCGTGATGTGGCTCTGCGTGATTGGGCGCGTGTCTTTCGCCGGGAACTCATGGCTGGGCTTTCGCTCGGATTCGTCCTCGCAACGCTCGGATTCGCCCGCATTTTCATCTGGCAACACCTCAAGTTCAAGGATTACGGCCCGCATTATATGAAGGTGGCTCTCACCATCAGCGGCAGTTTGATCGGGGTGGTGCTCTGGGGAAGTCTCGTCGGTGCCATGTTGCCGATGGTTCTGCGCCGCTTGAAATTCGATCCTGCCGTCTGCTCCGCACCGTTTGTGGCAACTCTGGTGGATGTGACCGGCATCGTGATCTATTTCAATGTCGCTTACCAGTTGCTGCACGGAACACTCCTATAA
- a CDS encoding ABC transporter permease, with translation MAFEISAPRPQRNFSWVDLAVLVGLVAVIYGITAVAREWSGQLQPVAEIHLDLRYLPLYTLFSLTRGVIAYVISFFFTMTYGYVAARVKGSERVMLPMLDILQSIPVLGFLPGFVLGLIHLFPHRNLGLEIASVLMIFTGQVWNMTFSFYYSLKSVPEELNAVARLSKLTWWQRFLRLDLSYAASGLVWNSMLSMAGGWFFLTVSEAFVLGSHDFRLPGLGSYMSLAIEQGNVTAQVMGVVAMGSMIVFLDQLVWRPVVAWSQKFSDEDASTRGGTESWLWDRVRRSRLWGPFVRSLSKLLPRANKMLSAGLPQPQSRSQKRVFAQILKWFFVIAALSGAIFAGIKYFQLLHSLSKADWKSILLSTAMTFGRVIAAVALASLWTIPVGVMIGRNPRWSRAMQPIIQMVASFPAPMLFPIVVALVLSLGGGLGIGSVFLLLLGTQWYVLFNVISGSSAIPRELWEVSRLKRLSLSARWRKLILPGIFPSLLTGWITAMGGAWNASIVAEYMKYKGQTLSTIGLGALISQATDEGRFALLGAAVGVMSFTVVLVNRLVWRPLTHQAQTRYSLDN, from the coding sequence ATGGCATTTGAGATATCAGCACCTCGCCCGCAGCGCAATTTTAGCTGGGTTGATCTGGCAGTTTTGGTCGGACTGGTGGCAGTGATCTATGGAATCACTGCCGTGGCCAGGGAATGGTCCGGACAACTGCAACCGGTCGCAGAGATTCACCTGGATTTAAGGTATCTTCCACTTTATACCCTGTTTAGCCTCACCCGGGGAGTCATTGCTTATGTCATCTCCTTTTTCTTCACGATGACTTACGGTTATGTGGCCGCCCGGGTGAAAGGGTCTGAACGGGTGATGCTTCCCATGCTGGACATTCTTCAGAGCATTCCAGTGCTTGGATTTCTTCCGGGATTCGTCCTGGGTTTGATTCATCTTTTTCCGCATCGCAACCTGGGACTGGAAATCGCTTCCGTATTGATGATTTTTACCGGACAGGTTTGGAACATGACTTTCTCCTTTTACTATTCTTTAAAGTCGGTTCCAGAAGAGCTGAACGCTGTTGCCCGACTTTCGAAACTAACATGGTGGCAGCGCTTTCTGCGGCTGGATTTGTCTTATGCCGCCTCCGGGTTGGTTTGGAACAGCATGCTCTCCATGGCAGGAGGTTGGTTCTTTTTGACGGTCAGCGAAGCGTTCGTGCTGGGTTCGCATGATTTTCGATTGCCCGGTCTGGGCTCGTATATGAGCCTCGCGATCGAGCAGGGGAATGTCACCGCGCAGGTAATGGGGGTGGTGGCCATGGGGTCAATGATAGTGTTTTTGGACCAATTGGTTTGGCGACCGGTTGTTGCCTGGTCCCAAAAATTTAGCGATGAGGATGCCTCGACCCGCGGAGGAACAGAATCATGGCTTTGGGACCGCGTTCGCCGTTCCCGTCTTTGGGGACCTTTTGTCCGCTCGCTTTCCAAACTTTTGCCGCGAGCCAATAAGATGCTTTCGGCCGGCCTGCCTCAGCCGCAATCCCGTTCTCAAAAACGAGTTTTTGCTCAAATTCTGAAATGGTTTTTCGTTATTGCTGCGCTCTCGGGGGCGATATTTGCCGGAATAAAATATTTTCAATTATTGCATTCACTCAGCAAAGCTGACTGGAAGTCGATCCTGCTCAGCACGGCAATGACCTTCGGACGAGTGATTGCGGCGGTCGCTCTGGCCTCGCTTTGGACCATTCCGGTTGGCGTAATGATTGGGCGCAACCCTCGCTGGTCCCGTGCCATGCAGCCGATTATTCAAATGGTAGCCAGCTTTCCCGCCCCGATGTTGTTTCCGATTGTGGTAGCATTAGTGCTCTCCCTGGGGGGTGGGCTGGGCATTGGGTCTGTCTTTCTCCTGCTTTTGGGAACTCAATGGTATGTTTTATTTAACGTGATTTCGGGTAGCAGCGCGATTCCTCGCGAACTCTGGGAAGTATCACGATTGAAACGGTTGTCCCTGTCCGCACGTTGGCGAAAATTGATTTTGCCGGGAATATTTCCGTCACTGCTGACAGGCTGGATCACAGCCATGGGCGGCGCCTGGAATGCCAGTATCGTCGCTGAATATATGAAATATAAAGGACAGACACTTAGCACTATCGGACTTGGGGCGCTTATCAGCCAGGCAACGGACGAGGGCAGATTCGCTTTGCTTGGGGCCGCGGTGGGAGTCATGTCATTTACTGTGGTTCTGGTCAATCGCCTTGTCTGGCGTCCCTTGACTCACCAGGCCCAGACCCGTTACAGCTTGGATAATTGA
- a CDS encoding ABC transporter ATP-binding protein, with amino-acid sequence MAELLLEAQHISHRYDLAGSKAMEILRDISLQVREHEVVAMLGPSGCGKSTLLRILIGLLKPTSGEVLYRNKSMQGLNPSAALVFQNFALFPWLSVQQNISMGLENLPLSDAEKRQRVRKVIDKVGLEGFEEAFPRELSGGMKQRVGIARALVVEPEILCMDEPFSALDVMTGETLRNEVVDIYTDKASPVNSILMVTHSISEAVFMATRIVVLGANPGTLRAVLDNFLPYPRDEHHPDFIRLSRRLHAIITQTVMPDEVVTPAAPPTIPGIPNVSLLATIGLLEILENEGEMELFALAKQVDKEFTQMLLFVKAAELLGWVTTPGQNVLLTSEGRKFLAADVNARKQLLNAKLRSIFVFDLVLRMLKNAENHELEEEVVLSELAMLYPHEKPHRVLRTIIAWGRYAELFKYNSTRKVIYPFDQPSSGSETEVPVGADSGMEP; translated from the coding sequence ATGGCAGAACTTCTTTTGGAAGCCCAACACATTTCTCACCGTTATGATCTGGCCGGGAGCAAGGCCATGGAGATCCTGCGCGACATCAGTTTGCAGGTGCGTGAACATGAAGTGGTGGCCATGCTTGGCCCATCCGGGTGTGGAAAATCCACATTGCTGCGTATTCTGATTGGCCTGTTGAAGCCGACTTCGGGCGAGGTCTTGTACCGCAATAAGAGCATGCAAGGTTTGAACCCTTCGGCTGCACTGGTATTTCAAAATTTCGCCTTATTTCCGTGGCTCAGCGTCCAGCAAAATATTTCCATGGGGCTGGAGAACCTGCCCTTGTCCGATGCTGAAAAGAGGCAACGGGTCCGTAAAGTAATCGACAAGGTCGGACTGGAAGGGTTTGAGGAAGCTTTTCCCAGAGAACTGTCCGGCGGTATGAAACAGCGCGTTGGCATTGCGCGAGCCCTGGTAGTCGAACCGGAAATTCTTTGCATGGATGAGCCATTCAGTGCGCTGGATGTGATGACCGGCGAAACGCTCCGCAATGAGGTCGTCGATATTTACACGGACAAGGCGTCGCCGGTGAATAGTATTCTAATGGTCACGCACAGCATTTCGGAAGCGGTATTCATGGCCACGCGCATTGTGGTTTTGGGAGCAAATCCGGGAACGCTGCGAGCCGTGCTCGATAACTTCCTGCCTTATCCCCGCGATGAGCATCATCCGGACTTTATCAGGCTAAGTCGACGGCTCCACGCGATTATCACCCAGACTGTGATGCCGGATGAGGTGGTGACACCTGCCGCACCTCCGACGATTCCCGGCATCCCCAATGTTTCTTTACTTGCCACCATCGGCCTGCTGGAAATTCTGGAGAACGAAGGTGAAATGGAATTGTTCGCTTTGGCCAAACAAGTGGACAAAGAGTTTACCCAGATGCTTTTGTTCGTCAAAGCCGCCGAATTGCTTGGCTGGGTAACGACTCCCGGGCAGAATGTTTTGCTCACCTCCGAGGGGAGGAAGTTTCTTGCGGCCGATGTGAATGCTCGCAAGCAATTATTAAACGCCAAGCTGCGGAGCATCTTTGTTTTTGATCTCGTGCTGCGTATGTTAAAAAATGCGGAGAATCATGAACTGGAAGAAGAGGTAGTCCTCAGCGAACTCGCCATGCTTTATCCTCACGAAAAACCGCACCGTGTTTTACGCACCATAATTGCCTGGGGACGTTATGCCGAACTATTCAAATACAACAGCACCCGCAAGGTAATCTATCCCTTTGACCAACCGTCCAGTGGCTCCGAAACGGAGGTTCCAGTGGGCGCGGATAGCGGTATGGAGCCTTGA
- the thiC gene encoding phosphomethylpyrimidine synthase ThiC, whose translation MIAPRDSIEPKSSDQLPNSKRVYVPGNLHKDIRVPFREITLNATKNFKGETEPNEAVRVYDCSGPWGDPGYQGDVTKGLPRLREKWVIARGDVEAYDGRRVKPQDNGYLSDVHAQSSAQRNNSAISALSAPESATHRPLRASKGHPVSQLWYARQGIITPEMEYIAIRENMGREAAMELIENKNGDRRVLNQQHLGNSWGASIPKFITPEFVRDEVARGRAIIPANINHPELEPMIIGRNFLVKINANIGNSAVASSIEEEVEKMRWSTKWGADTVMDLSTGKNIHATREWILRNSPVPIGTVPIYQALEKVGGKAEELTWEIYRDTLLEQCEQGVDYFTIHAGVLLRFIPLTANRATGIVSRGGSILAKWCLAHHKENFLYTHWDDICEIMAAYDVSFSIGDGLRPGSIADANDEAQFGELKVQGDLTKRAWDRGVQVMNEGPGHVPMHMIQENMTKQLEWCHEAPFYTLGPLTTDIAPGYDHITSAIGAAMIGWYGCAMLCYVTPKEHLGLPNKKDVKDGVIAYKIAAHAADLAKGHPGAQFRDNALSKARFEFRWEDQFNLSLDPETAREFHDETLPQDGAKSAHFCSMCGPHFCSMKITEDVRKYAAEQGIAEEEALKKGMADKSKEFVEKGAEVYAKA comes from the coding sequence ATGATCGCACCTAGAGACTCCATCGAGCCAAAGAGTTCGGACCAGTTGCCTAATTCAAAACGCGTTTACGTGCCCGGCAATCTGCATAAGGATATTCGTGTGCCATTCCGCGAGATTACGTTGAATGCCACCAAAAATTTCAAGGGCGAGACTGAACCAAACGAAGCGGTGCGGGTTTATGATTGCAGCGGTCCCTGGGGTGATCCCGGTTATCAAGGTGACGTGACCAAGGGCTTGCCGCGCCTGCGTGAGAAATGGGTGATTGCCCGTGGTGACGTGGAAGCCTACGACGGGCGCAGGGTGAAACCGCAGGACAATGGATATCTTTCGGACGTCCATGCACAGAGCTCCGCTCAGCGAAACAACTCAGCCATCTCAGCCTTGAGTGCTCCGGAGTCAGCCACACACAGGCCACTGCGCGCTTCCAAGGGCCATCCTGTTTCGCAATTGTGGTATGCGCGTCAGGGAATCATCACCCCGGAAATGGAATATATCGCCATCCGCGAAAACATGGGTCGCGAAGCGGCGATGGAACTCATCGAGAATAAGAATGGAGATCGACGAGTGCTTAATCAGCAGCATCTCGGCAATTCCTGGGGCGCCAGCATTCCCAAATTTATCACGCCTGAGTTTGTGCGTGATGAAGTGGCTCGCGGTCGCGCCATTATTCCGGCGAATATCAACCATCCGGAATTGGAACCGATGATCATCGGGCGCAACTTCCTCGTGAAAATAAATGCCAATATTGGCAACTCAGCCGTCGCATCGAGCATTGAAGAAGAAGTTGAGAAGATGCGGTGGTCAACCAAGTGGGGCGCGGACACGGTCATGGATCTTTCCACCGGCAAAAACATTCATGCCACACGGGAATGGATTCTGCGCAATTCGCCTGTCCCCATTGGCACGGTGCCGATTTATCAAGCTTTGGAAAAGGTCGGCGGCAAGGCGGAAGAACTGACCTGGGAAATTTATCGTGATACGCTGCTTGAACAATGCGAGCAGGGGGTCGACTATTTCACCATCCACGCCGGCGTGCTGTTGCGTTTTATCCCGCTCACTGCGAATCGTGCGACCGGTATCGTTTCGCGTGGTGGCAGCATTCTCGCCAAGTGGTGTCTGGCTCATCACAAGGAGAATTTCCTCTACACCCATTGGGACGATATTTGCGAAATCATGGCTGCTTACGACGTCAGCTTTAGTATTGGTGACGGATTGCGGCCTGGTTCCATCGCCGACGCGAACGATGAGGCGCAGTTTGGTGAACTGAAGGTCCAAGGCGATTTAACCAAACGTGCCTGGGATCGTGGTGTGCAGGTCATGAATGAAGGTCCTGGTCACGTGCCAATGCACATGATCCAGGAGAACATGACCAAACAGTTGGAATGGTGCCATGAAGCTCCTTTCTACACGCTCGGGCCGCTCACGACTGACATCGCACCAGGCTACGATCACATCACCAGCGCCATCGGTGCCGCAATGATTGGATGGTATGGCTGTGCGATGCTTTGCTACGTGACTCCGAAGGAACATCTCGGCTTGCCCAACAAGAAGGATGTGAAAGATGGCGTGATCGCCTACAAGATTGCCGCCCATGCCGCTGATTTGGCCAAGGGCCATCCCGGTGCGCAATTTCGCGATAATGCCCTTAGCAAAGCCCGCTTTGAATTCCGTTGGGAAGACCAGTTCAATCTCAGTCTCGATCCTGAAACCGCCCGTGAATTCCACGACGAAACTCTGCCTCAGGATGGAGCCAAGAGCGCACATTTCTGCTCTATGTGCGGCCCACATTTCTGCTCCATGAAAATCACCGAGGACGTGCGCAAGTACGCAGCGGAGCAGGGGATCGCCGAAGAAGAAGCCTTGAAAAAAGGCATGGCTGATAAATCGAAGGAATTTGTCGAGAAAGGTGCCGAGGTTTACGCGAAGGCGTAA
- a CDS encoding YkgJ family cysteine cluster protein encodes MPIFYECERCTACCRWPGQVRLSDDEITRLAAFKGLKDYDFIQQFTRLTQDRRGLALKDKENGECIFLEQNGCAVQPVKPQQCRDFPNLWNFPGFEKVCHAIPKLVSPEEYERLIKRATKPANELD; translated from the coding sequence GTGCCGATTTTTTATGAATGTGAGCGCTGCACTGCCTGTTGCCGCTGGCCGGGCCAGGTGCGATTGAGTGATGATGAGATTACCCGCCTCGCGGCTTTTAAAGGATTGAAGGATTACGATTTTATTCAGCAATTCACCAGGTTGACGCAGGATCGCCGTGGGCTTGCCTTGAAGGATAAGGAAAATGGCGAATGTATCTTTTTAGAACAGAATGGCTGTGCTGTTCAGCCAGTGAAGCCGCAACAGTGCCGGGATTTTCCGAATCTTTGGAACTTTCCCGGATTCGAGAAGGTTTGTCATGCGATCCCCAAACTGGTGAGTCCAGAAGAATACGAACGGCTGATAAAAAGAGCCACCAAGCCGGCCAACGAACTGGATTAG
- the fmt gene encoding methionyl-tRNA formyltransferase encodes MERLRIIFMGTAELACASLEALTQQTDFSVVAVVTQPDRPKGRDLKLQPSPVKQVALKHALPVLQPERARNPEFVQSLAEFKPDLIVVAAYGQILPKSILELPRFGCLNVHTSLLPKYRGAAPIQWAILDGEPVTGVTIMKMDAGLDTGDILTQETTPIQHEDNSQLLHDRLAQIGAALLVPTIREFVSGKIIARPQPVEGVSYARKILKEDGKLDWTQPAHVLWNRVRGFTPWPGAFTHLPAEPKPLLLKIWQAEVIEGASGNPGEILSADKTGIIIACGEKALKVTTLQREGGRRMNAQDFLTGHSLKPGQKLG; translated from the coding sequence ATGGAGCGCCTGCGCATCATTTTCATGGGTACCGCCGAACTGGCCTGCGCCAGTCTGGAAGCATTGACCCAACAAACTGATTTTTCGGTAGTTGCCGTGGTCACTCAACCCGATCGACCGAAAGGCCGGGATTTAAAATTACAGCCCTCTCCAGTTAAACAGGTCGCATTGAAGCATGCGTTGCCTGTCCTGCAACCCGAACGTGCCCGCAATCCGGAATTTGTACAGAGCCTTGCAGAATTTAAACCGGACTTGATCGTCGTTGCTGCCTACGGACAGATCCTGCCAAAATCGATTTTGGAATTGCCACGCTTCGGCTGCTTGAATGTTCATACCTCGCTCCTGCCAAAATATCGCGGAGCGGCGCCTATTCAATGGGCTATTCTCGATGGCGAACCGGTGACAGGCGTTACCATCATGAAGATGGATGCCGGTCTCGATACGGGTGACATCCTGACTCAGGAGACCACTCCTATTCAGCACGAGGATAACTCCCAGCTTTTGCATGACCGGCTTGCACAGATTGGGGCGGCGCTTCTGGTTCCGACCATTCGCGAATTCGTGTCCGGCAAGATTATCGCCCGGCCTCAGCCTGTGGAAGGAGTCAGTTATGCCAGGAAGATTTTGAAAGAGGACGGCAAGCTCGATTGGACTCAACCAGCTCACGTGTTATGGAACCGCGTTCGCGGCTTCACCCCCTGGCCAGGCGCGTTTACCCACCTCCCAGCCGAGCCCAAACCTTTGCTCCTCAAAATATGGCAGGCCGAAGTGATTGAAGGAGCATCGGGTAATCCTGGAGAAATCCTGTCCGCAGACAAAACTGGCATTATCATCGCATGCGGAGAGAAGGCTTTGAAAGTAACCACTTTGCAACGCGAGGGCGGACGGAGGATGAATGCACAGGACTTTCTGACAGGGCACAGTTTAAAGCCAGGTCAGAAACTCGGCTAA
- a CDS encoding adenylate kinase family protein → MKYRTTLLFGAPGAGKGTQGKILGTIPNFFHCACGDVFRSLKPDSPIGRIFLEYANRGSLVPDKPTVELWEQFIENNKKSGRFNPDTDTLILDGIPRNVAQAEMLKDTLDVRAIFYLRCPNMNKLVERLQRRALRENRLDDASLEVIKHRLKTYERETKPVLNFYGKEMVHKIDSTQTPAKVMFDILRHITKI, encoded by the coding sequence ATGAAGTACCGCACGACACTCCTGTTTGGCGCCCCTGGAGCGGGCAAAGGGACCCAGGGTAAGATTCTGGGAACCATCCCGAATTTCTTCCATTGCGCTTGTGGCGATGTATTTCGCAGCCTGAAGCCGGACAGTCCCATTGGTCGCATTTTTCTCGAATATGCCAATCGTGGTTCGCTCGTTCCCGATAAACCCACAGTGGAACTTTGGGAACAGTTTATCGAAAACAATAAGAAATCGGGACGTTTTAATCCGGATACCGACACGCTGATTCTCGATGGCATTCCACGCAACGTAGCCCAGGCTGAAATGCTAAAAGATACGCTAGATGTGCGTGCCATTTTCTATCTTCGCTGTCCGAACATGAACAAATTGGTGGAGCGTCTCCAACGTCGGGCGCTGAGAGAAAACCGGTTGGATGATGCCAGTTTGGAAGTGATCAAACATCGCTTGAAAACTTACGAGCGCGAAACCAAACCTGTGCTAAATTTTTACGGGAAGGAGATGGTACACAAGATTGATTCGACCCAGACACCTGCCAAGGTCATGTTCGACATCTTGCGTCACATCACAAAAATTTAG
- a CDS encoding NAD(P)H-hydrate dehydratase has protein sequence MPIPVINVAQMREWEKASWEAGKTESEVIMRVGQLVARRASQMVRPGQLVLVLAGKGNNGNDARRAREHLADWPVYLQDVSNPQEGISELHQILDQRPALIIDGLFGIGINRPLDEHWAALIQRINDLQTKVLSIDVPSGLNADTGEPMGTAIRASVTMTLGAPKQGLLLPSAWPYVGRLEVVPDIGLAKCPFTGETNWTLPEDFNNFPPERPATAHKGNFGRIAIIAGSLGYHGAAVLAARGAQRAQPGLITLYTNEEVYHSIAPQLQAVMVSIWNSKLSLPGDFNAVLIGPGLAAGDIPDDMKMMTRHVWRDAAVPVVVDASALDWLPLAPFPKNAIRVITPHPGEASRILRCSAKQVEANRPNALREVSKRLGNCWVVLKGNQTLIGRSSGEIYVNPSGNPYLAQGGSGDALSGYLAGLLAQPTLQVDPLKTLRYAVWQHGATADKLTATRNNWIVEDLLKELGSVVPELQDLPPSKPS, from the coding sequence AAAACGGAATCCGAAGTCATTATGCGGGTTGGCCAGCTTGTAGCCCGGCGGGCATCGCAAATGGTTCGTCCCGGTCAACTTGTTCTCGTTCTGGCTGGCAAAGGCAATAATGGGAATGACGCGCGACGTGCGCGTGAGCACCTGGCTGACTGGCCTGTTTACCTCCAAGACGTTTCGAATCCGCAGGAAGGAATTTCCGAGCTCCATCAGATTCTCGACCAGCGCCCGGCCTTGATAATTGACGGCCTCTTCGGCATTGGAATTAACCGACCTCTGGACGAACACTGGGCCGCACTCATCCAGCGCATTAATGATTTGCAAACGAAGGTTCTCTCCATTGATGTGCCTTCAGGGCTCAATGCGGATACGGGCGAGCCCATGGGCACTGCAATCCGGGCTTCTGTTACCATGACTCTGGGTGCGCCAAAGCAAGGGCTCCTGCTTCCATCGGCTTGGCCTTATGTTGGTCGTTTGGAGGTCGTGCCGGACATTGGACTGGCAAAATGTCCATTCACTGGCGAAACAAATTGGACGCTTCCCGAAGATTTTAATAATTTCCCTCCTGAGCGTCCCGCAACCGCACACAAGGGAAATTTTGGCAGGATTGCCATTATAGCGGGAAGCCTTGGTTATCATGGCGCGGCAGTATTAGCTGCACGCGGCGCCCAGCGTGCTCAACCCGGCCTAATCACGTTATATACCAATGAAGAGGTTTATCATTCCATCGCACCACAGTTGCAAGCGGTAATGGTTTCAATTTGGAACTCGAAACTCAGCCTGCCGGGCGATTTCAATGCCGTCCTAATTGGGCCCGGTCTGGCTGCCGGGGACATTCCCGATGACATGAAAATGATGACGCGACATGTGTGGCGTGATGCCGCGGTTCCGGTAGTGGTTGATGCCAGCGCGCTTGATTGGTTGCCTCTGGCTCCTTTCCCCAAGAATGCGATCCGTGTCATCACACCGCATCCCGGCGAAGCCAGCCGCATCCTGCGTTGTTCAGCCAAACAGGTCGAGGCGAACCGCCCGAATGCCTTGCGTGAGGTATCCAAACGCCTTGGCAACTGTTGGGTGGTTTTAAAAGGAAATCAAACACTTATCGGTCGAAGTTCGGGTGAAATTTACGTAAATCCATCTGGAAACCCTTATCTCGCCCAGGGCGGCAGTGGTGACGCCTTGTCGGGATACCTGGCCGGGCTGCTCGCCCAGCCCACCTTGCAAGTTGATCCGTTAAAGACGCTTCGCTATGCTGTTTGGCAACATGGCGCCACTGCGGATAAATTAACCGCCACCCGAAACAACTGGATCGTGGAGGATTTGCTCAAAGAACTGGGCAGCGTTGTTCCCGAATTGCAGGATCTTCCCCCATCCAAACCTTCCTGA